A single region of the Trichocoleus sp. FACHB-46 genome encodes:
- the cas2 gene encoding CRISPR-associated endonuclease Cas2, producing the protein MTTLFYLIIYDLPDSKAANKRRTRLHKLLSGYGTWTQYSVFECFLTAVQFAKLQIQVERLIKPEEDSVRIYVLDAGAVKRTITYGSEKPRQAEVIIL; encoded by the coding sequence ATGACGACGCTATTTTACTTAATCATCTACGATTTGCCAGATTCTAAAGCGGCTAATAAACGGCGCACTCGTTTACATAAACTCTTATCGGGTTATGGCACTTGGACACAGTACAGTGTGTTTGAGTGCTTTTTAACGGCTGTGCAGTTTGCTAAGCTTCAGATTCAAGTAGAGAGGTTGATTAAGCCAGAAGAAGATTCGGTACGAATTTATGTTCTGGATGCTGGGGCTGTTAAACGCACAATTACTTATGGTTCGGAGAAACCTCGACAAGCTGAGGTGATTATTTTATGA
- the cas1 gene encoding CRISPR-associated endonuclease Cas1 produces MGPIPADQLGSWVAIVVICYVLTNGLFSLGLGWFFGTSFWWIVSWWILTGNQPHQFLDRWRNPPGTEWCNGSNIYVSPIPHHRPPWIRHRYGDTRVNLRLKPLQVPNQYGGKSRLMPFQNEVNICCLAEIKKDDREVAALLLEKGNAQYQLVFGFRVAGLHDVLHDSEVTTFARAIEAGMKELPMGERVTFCIGCDSDDEERQRELSTLADGCQLKPVSVLTRNEQLRVQQLAQAGTRQRWQQLAFCTWTSDDEAGTQQRDFVGGLIERFRKTASWVVEQITGNQRIYQEAFFKKLLLQGFQQGFLQWELLLNTKVGLEVTPCNATELWQWLWNRFNQGAAPAILQVMTLQETATGFELSETVTTDKHLCTLLIEGTQGRSACPEHRGDHDRVYLTGRGQVCGVMSMSDPPLGWTSTSDQLKWIWKILSSSYVHDTEAWIEISRSNDFLIQDNLARQAKQSKAARTVAITKGQGRDVGAELKQEESFEAQRRLYEGTKALHCAPVFLVYRHSAEELTHACNLLANSFETAKVIRERHIAWEIWLQALPITCKRLLHGSNLNERRLTLDTHTVAGIMPLTMPKDIDRRGVEFLTRRGGKPVYVDLFHQQIGRVLITGTSGSGKSVLGWRFALEALANKIPVVGMDISSSGNSTFKTAIELLGDQGAYYDISSGSSNLLEPPDLRRFDELERDRRMESWKEFIRRALSAIALGKIHHPHLAQRVDALLIRALDVFLHDPEIITRYNRAFASGWRSPEWQQIPTLPDSALGQYQLYHDCDRRLELVKAIVIAKIHNQNAVLYRHEAREHSLKLRKAQVKEQATLEQMRGIEGLSAREYFAGWPQMLGNQWSFTGRNRRPPADPINALLSFAYGLLRVQLTAAVHLAGLDPYIGYLHEVHHGQPALVLDLMEEFRPLVADNVVLAVVNNRTIQPQDFTESLGAYRLSESARKSFLQTFERKMNDEFKHPVFDYRCTYRRAIELQAQLLSRHLQEGIVYQPLVLR; encoded by the coding sequence CGCCCATTCCTCACCATCGCCCTCCCTGGATTCGCCACCGTTATGGCGATACCCGAGTCAACCTGCGACTCAAACCGCTGCAGGTGCCCAATCAGTATGGAGGCAAAAGTAGATTGATGCCCTTCCAGAATGAAGTCAATATCTGCTGCCTGGCAGAAATTAAAAAAGACGATCGCGAAGTGGCTGCCCTGTTGCTAGAGAAGGGCAACGCTCAGTACCAACTGGTGTTTGGATTTCGGGTCGCTGGGTTGCATGATGTATTGCACGACAGTGAGGTGACGACGTTTGCTCGGGCGATTGAAGCAGGCATGAAAGAGCTACCGATGGGAGAGCGCGTTACCTTCTGCATAGGTTGTGATAGCGATGATGAGGAACGGCAAAGAGAACTCTCGACCCTGGCAGATGGTTGTCAATTAAAACCGGTTTCAGTCCTCACTCGCAATGAACAATTGCGCGTACAACAACTGGCTCAGGCAGGAACCCGTCAGCGTTGGCAGCAACTGGCGTTTTGTACCTGGACGAGTGATGACGAAGCAGGAACCCAGCAGCGAGATTTTGTGGGCGGTCTCATTGAGCGTTTCAGAAAAACAGCTTCTTGGGTGGTTGAACAAATCACCGGAAATCAACGAATTTATCAAGAAGCATTTTTCAAAAAGCTTTTGCTACAAGGCTTTCAGCAGGGGTTTCTTCAGTGGGAGTTGTTGTTGAATACAAAGGTTGGGTTAGAAGTCACTCCCTGTAACGCCACAGAGCTGTGGCAGTGGCTGTGGAACCGATTCAATCAAGGTGCGGCTCCGGCGATTCTGCAAGTGATGACTCTCCAAGAGACCGCAACCGGGTTTGAACTCAGCGAAACCGTGACCACAGACAAGCATCTTTGTACCTTGCTGATTGAGGGAACCCAGGGGCGTTCTGCCTGTCCTGAACACCGAGGCGACCATGACCGGGTGTACTTGACGGGGAGGGGGCAGGTCTGCGGTGTGATGAGCATGAGCGATCCACCGCTGGGCTGGACGAGTACTAGCGATCAATTGAAATGGATTTGGAAAATCCTTTCCTCTAGCTATGTGCATGATACGGAAGCCTGGATTGAGATTAGCCGGAGCAATGACTTTTTGATTCAGGACAACTTGGCCCGCCAAGCCAAGCAATCAAAGGCAGCTCGTACAGTGGCTATAACGAAGGGCCAGGGACGAGATGTCGGCGCTGAACTCAAGCAAGAAGAGTCTTTTGAAGCGCAACGTCGGCTTTATGAGGGAACTAAAGCCCTCCACTGTGCCCCCGTATTCTTGGTTTATCGCCATAGTGCGGAAGAGTTGACTCACGCCTGCAATCTACTCGCCAACAGTTTTGAAACGGCGAAAGTGATTCGAGAGCGTCATATTGCTTGGGAAATCTGGCTGCAAGCCTTACCCATCACCTGTAAACGCCTCCTGCATGGCAGTAATTTGAATGAGCGGCGATTGACCCTCGATACCCATACCGTAGCAGGCATCATGCCCCTGACGATGCCAAAGGATATCGATCGCCGAGGGGTGGAGTTTCTCACCCGTCGGGGCGGTAAACCCGTCTACGTTGATTTATTTCATCAGCAAATTGGACGGGTGCTGATTACTGGAACATCAGGCTCTGGCAAAAGTGTTTTGGGCTGGCGATTTGCCCTCGAAGCATTGGCAAACAAGATTCCAGTGGTGGGAATGGATATTTCCTCTAGCGGGAATAGTACGTTCAAAACGGCGATTGAATTATTGGGGGATCAAGGAGCGTATTACGACATCTCCAGCGGCAGCAGTAATTTGCTGGAACCGCCTGATCTACGTCGCTTTGATGAGCTAGAGCGCGATCGCCGCATGGAGTCTTGGAAGGAGTTTATCCGGCGAGCCTTGAGCGCGATCGCCCTGGGAAAAATTCATCATCCCCACTTGGCTCAACGGGTTGATGCCTTGTTAATTAGAGCCTTGGATGTATTTCTGCATGATCCAGAAATCATCACTCGCTACAACCGAGCGTTTGCAAGCGGTTGGCGATCGCCTGAGTGGCAGCAAATCCCCACACTTCCTGACTCTGCGCTTGGCCAATATCAGCTCTATCACGATTGCGATCGCCGCCTAGAACTGGTCAAAGCGATCGTGATCGCTAAAATCCATAACCAAAATGCTGTACTTTATCGTCATGAAGCACGCGAGCATTCGCTCAAGCTGCGTAAAGCTCAGGTGAAAGAGCAAGCCACTTTAGAGCAAATGCGGGGCATTGAGGGGCTATCGGCACGGGAGTACTTCGCGGGCTGGCCCCAGATGCTCGGCAATCAATGGTCTTTCACCGGACGTAACCGTCGTCCTCCCGCTGATCCCATCAATGCGCTCTTAAGCTTTGCTTACGGGCTCCTGCGAGTGCAGCTCACTGCTGCGGTGCACCTGGCAGGTTTAGATCCTTACATCGGTTATCTCCATGAAGTCCATCACGGTCAGCCAGCTTTAGTCTTAGATTTGATGGAAGAATTCCGTCCCTTGGTCGCTGATAATGTGGTGTTGGCTGTCGTGAATAATCGCACCATTCAACCTCAAGATTTTACAGAAAGTTTGGGAGCCTATCGTCTCTCCGAATCTGCTCGTAAGTCTTTTCTCCAAACATTTGAGCGCAAGATGAATGATGAGTTTAAACATCCCGTATTTGACTACCGCTGCACGTACCGACGCGCGATCGAATTACAAGCACAACTCCTAAGTCGGCATTTGCAGGAAGGAATCGTTTATCAGCCATTAGTCCTGCGATGA